The Juglans regia cultivar Chandler chromosome 16, Walnut 2.0, whole genome shotgun sequence nucleotide sequence CTGGAGTGATGAATACCGCAGCCTGAATCAATATCTACAAACTCAAGGTATTACTCACCGTATAACTTGTCCTTATACGCATCAACAAAGCTAGAGCCATTGAAAGGCGCCACCGCCAAATTGTTGAGGTCGGTCTTGCCTTACTTTCACACTCTAATCTACCAAAAGTTTTTTGGGAAGATGCCTTCTTGACCGCTGTTTACATAACAAATCGTTTACCATCTCCTGTCTTAACAGCATATATCACCTTATGAAATGGTTAATCATTCCAaacctaatttttattttttacgtgTGTCTGGATGCACTTGCTCGCCCTATTTATGCccatataataaacataaaatggatTTTCGATCCAAAAATTGCATTTTTATCGGGTACAGTGCTGGTCATCGAGATTATAAGTGTTTAGATGTCTCCACTGGCAAAGTTTTTGTCCCTCGTCATGTAGTCTTCGATGAGTCTCTCTTTCCATATAAAACATCACAGTCTAATGATCCTCCTAATCATGAAACTCCTGTTATTCTTCCTGCTAATCTCAAACTGTCACCTGCTAGTTCCACTCCTTCAACAGTTTCTAATTTTCAAATTGCAGCACCACCTCCACAGGATATGCTCAGACTGATCATGCTCTTGCTTTGGAACCTCCTGTCAGGGATATCACTTTGAATCTGCATGAACATAATCCAACGCCTCCCCTTCCACCCCCCTTACCTCAACTGCAACCTTAGAATATCCACTCAATGACTACTCACAGCAAAAACAATATCCATAGGCCTAAATTACCCTCAGACTCACACATCAGATATCCTCTTCCCAAAGCTCTCATGGCCACAATCACAAATACTGATCAGGAAACAACGTGTTATTCGGAAGCAGTCAAACATCACAGTTGGCAAGAGGCTATGAACAAGGAGTTCGATGCCTTAATGACCAATGGTGCTGATCTTGATTCAATTAACCGAGTGATAAATCTGCTGCAGAATGACTTTGTAGTCAAAGACCTTGGTAaacttaggctatgtttggcaagtgagagtacccTCACTTGCCAAACACTCTCActtactattctttattttattattattttttacctacttttctactattcattacttttcacgtactttttactactattcaatattttattattactttttcattacttttttactactattcacaaatattctcaacacttctcactacccaaacgtaccctaagctTCTTCCTCGGCATAGAAGCTATCAAAAGTGACAAGGGCCTCTATTTGTCTCAACGCCGTTATATActcgatcttcttcttcacagCCACATGGATAAATCTCAGCCTTGTGTTACACCTATGTCTACATCCCAGCCATTGTCAAAATCTGATGGTGCCTCATTTTATGATCCACATCTGTACATAAGTATTGTTGGTGGGCtgcaatatatttcttttactcAGCCAGAGCTTGCGTTTGCCATACATAAAGTTAGCAAATATATGCACGATCCCAAAGAGCCTCATTGGGCAGCAGTCAAACGAATTTTGAAGTACTTGAAGAATACTATCTCCCATGCTCTACTGATCCAACCTAATAAAAATCGTCAACTTCAGACATTTagtgatgcagattgggcatcAGATCATGAAGATAGGCGCTCAATTGGTGCTTATTGTGACTATCTGGGCAAAAATTTGATTTCCTAGAGCTGCAAACAGCAGCCGACTGTTGCTCACAGTAGCACCGAAGCAGAATACAAGTCTCTTGCAAATGTAGCTGCTGAAATTCAGTGGATCAAATCAGTGCTCTCAGATCTTCATGTCTCAGTTGTGCACCCTCCAATTCTTTGGTGTGACAACATTGGAGCAACTTATCTTGCGAGTAATCCACTATTCCATGCACAtacaaaacatattgaaataGACTTTCATTATGTTCATGATCAAGTTCTATGTGGTCAGCTCCACGTCCGCCTTCTCTCCACCAAGAATCAATATGCTGATGCTCTCACCAAGCTGCTGCCTTCTCTTCGGTTTTAGCTTCTGCGTGACAATCTAAGGGTCCATTCCTTACCCCTTCGATTGAGGGGGCTTGTAGAAGAACAGATTAATATGACCACAGAAAAACACTCCTCTATTTCAGGAGTTCAACTTACCACAACACACTCCTTGCCTACAGGATTTTCAGAATCAAGATAGTTGGATATGTAatctatttgaatttgaatcttACGATATATAGGTGTACCATACGGGTCAAAATTTAGGGCTTAAAACtagtattttgtttatttatttatttatttatttattttattgtctttatatttttactatcaTTTTAGAAAATGTGCTATCAGATAGGTTAAATTAGTGATTCCTTCCCTATAAAAAACCTTCGAATACTTAATCCATTAAGTTCCCGTATTAGATTCGGGTTCCAGTTTGAAACTAACtccaactcaaactcttcaaatcCTCTCAAAATCTGTATCCTCGTAGGAATAGGTTCCTAAAGTCTAGGCAACttcaaatttcagccaatctCCTGAAGGTTCACGTTGTTCCCTCCCATCGCCTATAAGAAACCCACAAAGTCTCTGAATTACACACAAAAATTCCTGGAGAAAACTCGTTCACGCAGAGAGAGGAAACTTACTCCCACAAGCACCACCGTAGCCCCTCTCGGCAACCAACAGTCACCTCGACGGACCACCTCCCACACCACCACAGAAAACGCCGGCCAACCTAGTCCCGTCGCAcccactcccttccggtaaGCCCATTGCCGTCGGCCACTAACTTCTTTTCCTAGTGTTTTCGGTTTGTTggttctctctctaaactctctctctctccctctctcggtgtcgcaccaccatagggaCCCCCCAGTCACGTCGCCCGTCACTCCCAGGCACCCAGAGCCGCCGTGGCACTCagctctctctcggtgagcatcgcacaaCCCCCCTCCCGTAAGcctgttttctctttttatttattttgcttcagttttcccaaaataccctttctACTAGGCTGAGTTTTATTGGGGCTGGGCTTAGTTGTAACTTGATTGGTTTATAAATCTGGTTGGACTTGAATTATTTCAGAAACTATAGTACTAGGTTAAGTGGGTTGATTTCATGCAAGCTTGAGGTTTAAACCGGGCTGATAATTAAGTAGGCCGAagcttttaattgaataaatatattagtcatatacttatttttttatagataagcaTTTAAGGGTTTTTAaagcataattttaaagtatCTTTTTTAAAGTATCTTTTGAGTCCattatttagttaatattcCAATCGACTTTTAactaagattttataaaattattaagttataatttaaatagaagttaaggaacatgttacgagttttgaataatattattatatatgattttaagtatttagaatGCTATGACACATCTTTTTAGAAAAGTTAGTGACGATTAGTACCTCGTATAGGTAACGAgctacaagttggaaatcaggaagaagcgctaagaggtaaatagtatgatcatataaatgcatgcatactgtgattattattgttttgtatgaaaatatgatgtgcttatgatggttGATTACGCTACGCTAAGAGGCAAGTCAAGGTTAGATTCCTCTTAcgatctttgatgaaatatgagattatgcttgaatgaatgaatttgttgttcaattgattgaatgttactaaaatcatatgaaagccatgagatgttcatgtagtaattctAGTATGCCATGTAATGGAATAGTCGGATTATACAAGCCATGTCCATATAATACATAGATTATGTATGCCTTGTTCATATAGTACTTAaatcatgtatgtcatgttcatgtagtacttagatcatgtatgccatggaatGTCATAAAACGTTCAGAGCATGTTATGTCaggtcatgttatgctatgccatgtataagaaaatgccatgttatgatatgtcatgttataccatgtacaagaatacGCCATactatgctatgccatgtacaagaatatgccatgttagaaatgttcatgaagtctaataaattctcatgcattaagaaagataagaaatgttacggtgccacggactcaagcgtggttaatcacaagttaagtgaaacactgACTCAAGTGTATTTCACTCCATGTATttcagttaagtgaaacacggactcaagcgtgtttcactccatgttattcAATTAAGTGCAACActgactcaagcgtgtttcactccatatatttcagttaagtgaaacacggactcaagcgtgtttcactccatgttaagacaagataaacaagttaTTATGCATTCACGTTACATATTTGCCCTGATTATGTATGCTTCCGCTCATGacgatgaatatatatatgctatgtgCATATATgacgatatatgtatatatgtgaggtttttcataaaaatatatgacGTGTATGATTGGGAATTTGTGATGctatatgtattttgtttagagtCTTCAGAAACTAAATCCATGCTAGGCCAGATTAAGTTTTACAGTATGATGTACTATTTACTGAgcattcgactcatttttgtttgtcttcCTGTTTTCTTTCATGTCTAATTTTTACATATGATGTTTATGACGATGCagagctggatggccaggaGTAGATTTAGTACAAAGAACTAGGAAGgaataagtgatattcacacaagaattagatCTCTTTTACGTCATTCATAAGAttagtttatgttattttattttacgttcagtTTTCGAGACGATTATGTTCAAATCAGTTTTAACATTTATcgcttttcaataaatgaggtatttcaggatatgaatctctttaccggacattatgttatgaattttaGTAACATCTCTATCCTATGGGAAAGGGGTGTTACAATAGGCTATAAAGTAGGATAGCTGTTATTTTCATACTCTATTTAAAGTCCTAGTATTACACAGCTCAATGTATAGAAAATTCAAAGTTTAGCCTTTTCTACACTGATCAAGAAAAAACAATTGGGAGGCAAACTCTCGAGTCTACATCCATATCACAGTTGCATGTACAAATGCAATTTTGGAAGCCAAACTCTCAAGTTTACATCCATATCATATTTCAACAGGTATAAAACAAATAACGCAACACGTGTTTTCTGAGTTGAATATAAAAACCAATTGGAACTTACTTGGATTAGGAAAGAACCTTCTGCGATCATTTGGGCATGGCACAAAAAGAGCGTTTTCTGGGTTGAATATAGCTTGGCATACTAAAAAAAACCACTCCCGCACTACACCCGGACCCGTGGCTTCCTCATTTTTGAATTCCATAAAGAGACCAGCATGTAGAGCCTCAGGTTCTGCCTTTGCTATATACTCGAATGATTCTGCCAGCAACTGAGACCTGTCAATAAGCATCTCATGCAGTTCCTCATAATCTTCTTTTACCTCTGGAAACATCATCATCGCCAAATGCCTCCTAGATTCAAAATCAGTCACATCCTTTTGCTCAAGAAGCCACTGATGATCATCGGTACGCTTAGCATATTTAATAAGCGTGCACAGTGAAGACTTTCTAAGTTTCAAAACCATCCAAAAATCTTCTTCAGCACCCAGATAAAGTTTGGAAACGCTATTCAGCTCCTTCAATATGGCAAGATACTGAGACCAACCAGAATAATTAGTTTCACCTTCCCCCTTGTGTTTAACAGCCAAGCACTCCTCCATTTTGTGGAGGCACTCTCCCATTCTCTTCaacaaatcaataaataaaagatgaagaaaCTCAATCTCTTCCCCATACAATGGATGCTTGTATCCTTTCCCATCCAAAGTCACAGGAATGGGACCCTGAAAACCGACTTGTTCGGTGATCTCAGTCCGCAGGAGGAGCAAGAACGCGGCTAGATCCCGAACATCACCCAGAAGCGGCCCCACACTTGTCGGCGATTCCATACTCGAAACTAAATCCTTGGACAGCCTATTCCCCAACTCGCTAACAAATGGGAAAATCTCTTGCATCACAATTACTTTCTTAGAGTTCTCCAACGACCCAGTCGATTCCAGCAATGACCAAAGTGTACTCCGACACGAGAGATACAAAGGGTCCTCAAGCGCAGCTCTTCTAAGCAACTTACAAAACTCGAGAACTATAGGTGCACAATAATTATGATAGGGCTTGGGTAACGAGTTACGACTTGAATTCAAGAAATGCCTTATTGAACTATCCGCACAATCTTTGTTACCTTTGATCGGCGACATATATAGCATAACCAATGCGGCCGGGGCCGAACACGACAAAAATATCTGCAGATGCCCGGGGACGCGCTCTTCGTCCTTTGGAGTTTCCGTCAAGAACTCCGACATCCTCGGTTTAATATGTTTCGCCGCGGAAGGGATCGTCTCGCCTCGGCAAAGCCTGCACACCACCGAAACGATGTCGTCAACCACTTGCCACGCGTGAGGGTGTCCGGTGCTACGCATACGGCCCACCAATTCAAGTCCGGCGTCGTTTTGGATGGAGCACTCGGCGAGCGTGCGCTCCCACTGGAGCTGCTTCCCCCGATATATCAGTCTTTGCTCGTGAACCGGAATTCCGGTCACCAGTTGGATTCGGTCGTGAACCGATCTCACGGTGTCGCGAGAGCAAAATTGGAATACCATGGTTTTTCCCTCAGGGATCATCTTTATGAAGAACTGCAGCCGGGACTCGGAACGAGTCGACTCGGCTCGAGTCGAACAAGAATATGAGGTCGATCGGTCATCGGGAACCCTAGGATTGAACTGCGCGGCGGTGATGGAGCGGGGTTGGGCGTCCGATGAAGAGTGGACGGCGTTGGGTTCGTCTTTCCTCATTCTAACTGAAACTAACTCAGCGAAAGCAGCGTCGTTTTCATCCTGGTcctcgtcgtcgtcgtcgtcgaaGGTGGGGCCACCATAATCGTCCAATTTGCGCTTCGAGGAGAGTCTGGGGTGATCGACTGTGGTGAGGATCGCGTTGGTGGCGGTGCCGACGGTGGTGGGACCACCTAGCTGGGGAACGCAATCGACGGTGGGGGTTTGCACGAGAGACATCTACAGATGGAGCCCCGCCGCCAGTGGAGGAACAATCAACGTTAAGGTGGGGCGGAGAGCATGGAATCGGTAATCGGCAAAACCTAGAGGAGAGAACGATGAAATTGATCGAAATTGATCGAAATTGTCTATTGTTCCACAGCAGTCGTCAACAAAGACTGTCATCTTACGCTATTGCATATATATCACGCTAatacttaaaagcgtgtatatCACGCTAATACTTCAAAGCGTGGATATCACGCTAATACTTCAAAGCGTGTATATACATGAACATAGtagtagcttttttttttctcgttgcTTTTTCTCAGTTGCTTTTTCTCAGTTCTAATTttattcttgttcttcttcttcgttcagTTTCGATTTCCAGTTCCGATTTCCAGTTCCGATTTCCACCCTCAAAATATCTAATCGTTACATacagataaatgtaaaataaatatctcatctttacatataagagatgaaatataTGATCTAcacatttcatctcaaatttacagaacacaaaatttacagaacaattctcaaactcaactaaggaagaaaaaaatttcccgTGCTCTTCAGATTTCTTCCCCCCGTTGGTACgattttctcttctaatctcacctctaacttctccattttgtttttcttttcttttttttttttttttctgtttctcgcatatttttttcttctttctccgtgTGGGTTTCGGTGAGGGACACGgaggctgcgcgtgggggattCCGAAGGTGGGTGCGATGGTCGGCGCCTTGAAGGGGATtcgtcggtggtggtcgtgagcttcggtggccacgtacggcggcgtaacgtgaaacaaatgggtttcacccatttccgttcggtttccgtgggggagacggagaTCTGCGCGTGGCCGACTTCGAAGGTGGCTgggatggtcgccgccttgaggaggactcctcggtggtggtcgtgaccttcggcggccgcgtacggcggcggaatctcacaaaaatccgagaaacccatttcggttctcctTCCACGGAGGACATCgatggctgcgcgtggggaagaGTGGTAGTGCCAGGGAtgctcgtcggcgtgaggggaacagGCCGGTGTTGGCGGTGACGATGGCCGGGGCTCGGCGGCGGCGGGCAGCGCTGGAGGAGAAGGAGCGGTGCTCCCGAATCgcctaggagagagagagagtttacgaatttgggatttttctttaatttgtcctATTTATATGtgttaaataatagtaattttttttttctttacaactttacttttgttcttactagaatattacattgttgaattttttacataagttgagctccgtgaagttgaaagtggaaacaataTATCCCAACAACTAGCCActcataaaattatcaaaagtatggatcctttaactttttaatttcatactgtaaattaataactgaattaatttattttgcttctctgattttagaattttttaagtcatttatttaatatcatttatttaatatttattctgtATGAACTTTGAActgtttcaaattataattttgagtttattctttttaaattatttcaaattttctatttattattcatataataaatatttgataaaaaaaataataaaaattaaaaataatatggaatgtagagtgttagaaggttgtgaatatttttttataataaatactactaaccagtataaatagtaattaacaaTGCTACAGTATGtgatacaataataaacagtactgaACATTACtcatgaacaataataaacaattacagtaataagcagttctaaacagtaaaataaagctccatgaaattgaaagtggaaacaaaatatctcaacaactagctgcttataaaaatatcaaaaatatagatcttttaactttttattttcatactgtgaactaataactgaaatagtttattttccttctctgattttagaatcttttaaatcaattatttaatatcatttattcaatatttattctgtttgaactttgagctgtattaaattataatttcaaagttacatatgcatgtttatagaaaaaaaaaatttaaaaattgttataaaattacctataaaattctaccgacaaatttagttctatatgtaaatacttacatcaatatttacagttttacccatataattatacataatcaattagtaaaataataaaacttttaaaaatcgaaaatttaattaaataatttgataaaatagaataaacattcaataaaattaatattgtgcataaacttgtattttaaataattattagattttaaaaaatgaaatataacagttaaataaaaattattataaaattgaaatattttcaaattataattttttaatcatacatCTTCtgctattattttactactaaacaatttgttttccttttactatttatatttgaattaaaaacttcagaatttattcttattgcaaaatatgaaattaaattaattcaatcaatcaatataattatataatttaattaaaaataaatttaattttataaattcattcaatttcaaaaaaaaatttaaaaaattgctataaaattgctcataaaattctactaacaaatttagttctatatgtaaatacttacattaatatttacagttttacccatataattatacataatcaattagtaaaatattgaaattttaaaaaatccaaaatttaattaaataatttgataaaatagagtacacattcaataaaaataatattgtgcacaaacttgtatttcttcaagaacaaaatgaaataaaaattttatgaatattaataataaagtttgtaaataatagagatgtactttccgattaaataattattagatttcaaaaaatgaaagtttagtagtggtattaatgaaagtttatatatatataaacttgagacaagaaattctaccgacaaatttagttctatatgtaaatacttaaatcaatatttacagttttactcatataattatacataatcaattagtaaaatattgaaatttttaaaaatcgaaaatttaattaaataatttgataaaatagagtacacattcaataaaattaatattgtgcataaacttgtattataaaatatgcttcaagaacataatgaaataaaaattttatgaatattaataataaagtttgttaaaatatttttaaattataattatataattatacttcttttactattattttactactaagcaaattttttttccttttgctatttatatctaaattaaaaacctcataatttattctgaaaaaaaagttttcatacCAAGGATTCCTTTCTTGCCAAATGCAGACGACAATAgtggttttccattcaaaagaacacaatttcctatcagattaagttttgcaatgacaataaataaagcacaaggacagacattagattttgttggtgtatACTTGCCTCAACCTGTATTTTGTCATGGCCAACTTTATGTAGcactatcaagagccaagacttATGCTTCAGTAAAAGTTCTTATAAGACCAGTATCAACTCAAGATTGTGAAGAAgctgaaacaaataatattgtttataaagaattactaacactagcatatccatcataaacttctgtaagtaatcaaatttcaatatatacctctcaattgaatacaatttatttttccattatgtaattttcagaacttcctgtttttctattattgaaattgtcttatttaaattcaattgtttaaattaatatttttttctcttcatttataagtaggcttcaacatgcggactatctatacatcaatcaaagacattactccaagtacaagaaattggagcatcaagatgattgtgtcagacaaatctcccaaacgtactgcacaacattcaccgacaaaatatcaaaatctgacattGATAGACCCTGAGGTAACACATTGATATCATTATCATTCTTGCAAAAATAtgcttaatatttatattatattccttcacatgatatatccaaaataaatatgttttccccttacaacatagattcattctaactatattctcagattaaatcttatatatatttaataaatactattttacaatcaatagaatagaaataactattcatttatacaatattatgcAGGGCAACCGACTacaagcaacaattttcggcaAAGATATAGACCTACGTAATGACATGTTGCACATCTTCTGGTCTTACTACATCAGTAATGCTTATGTTAAGCCTTTAGATCCCAGGCATAGAATTGAAGCGCATGAATACCAgtggatcttaaattcaagaacaatcatCGAAAACATTCCAGATGACGGAGTGGAATTACAACCACcagaatatgatattatctCATTCACCAATCTGCATGAGTAGAAAGACACTGGAACTGAAATAGGTAAATATCACATCGATATATTTAACGTACATCTTGATACTCTTATTCagttttcacaaatttttttttaacataattggaCAGCTATTCTGGCGATCGCAATATACATGAAACCTCCTAGAGAAATTACCTCAATACATGGGccaacaaaaattcaagaaatatatgttatcGACCAGAGGTAAAAAAgatttctcaactatatatgtgatattaataaattctttaattaacttattttcaatactatttcatcatgctacacttttaaatattttctcctaAAATTTACAGCCTAATGCCCATATGGTTGACTATGTGGAGTCGatttgtggatggtgaatgcCGAACAATCTCTGATATTATTGAAGTTAAGCCAACTCTACTCGCAACACGTATAAAAGTTGGTTCATACAATGGTATATTACACAACTTATAATatcagcatttattaaaaatagaatgttattatctactaacaaatatcttttctttataatataggtCTCTCTCTTTCGTCTCAACCAACAAGTGTATTTACCTTAAATCCTGTCATCCCTGCTGCAACTCCATTATATCAATGGtaattctttcttactttattatatatatatacaatttgtaccTACTATATATTTTCCTCAatgatttctctcattcattttaaattattctaaaaatatttaggacaATGCTAAACCATGCACTGCTTGAAGAAATCgtcgaaaaaaatctacatcacacaacagcatcagcatcagcatcggcatcaaatgttgacatgaaagacataattaagcttgatgatcttgctggttttcttaaatcattacagCCAATGACGGTACATTTCTAACCTTATCTTAAgactacatattatttacaaccactaaaaatatatatctgttgcaaaattaatgcagaaagcaaaattttggattaaagcaactatttgtgtggttgatctccatcaaatattcttctacatgTCCTGCATTGGATGTAAAAAGGGGACTggatatgaacaaaatgaaaaatttcaatgttatcattgcaaatacatgagtaatgcacaaccacggtatacatcttatattcatattttacgtcGTAAATGTtcctttaatcaattttatattatattcaaattattgcttaatcattcagagtaaaaaatatagtttgtttatatagcTGTCGAGCTTACATCGACGTTGACGATGGTAATGGACGACTAGGAGCTGTCATGTTCGGTAAAATCGCAGAAGAAGCTCTAGGTTGCACAGCAATCGAACTAATGGAACATACAGGAGAGGTAACCAActtattcaaattccaatttatattttaaaaacatttaattttagatattcaaataggaagttattaaaaatatattttacattaaatttattcaccatacaggaacatttaccgtatatccaaaatattgcaaaattatgttcaacaaaaaaatggatcatacaattgggtgcagatttagatcaactccaaaaacaacgtcacaaaaacttcaacgttctctccataaatgctgCGAATGAGGAGAACAATGCTGTGAATAAGGAGaacacaccactttgaatccattatgtaatatttagttatttcagactttacttttagtagcaaaagaaacaattatgtaatatttagtcgttttagactctactttcagtaaccaaaaaaacaattatgtaatattcactttcctgacttgcttaaacatat carries:
- the LOC109007111 gene encoding E3 ubiquitin-protein ligase UPL5-like — translated: MSLVQTPTVDCVPQLGGPTTVGTATNAILTTVDHPRLSSKRKLDDYGGPTFDDDDDEDQDENDAAFAELVSVRMRKDEPNAVHSSSDAQPRSITAAQFNPRVPDDRSTSYSCSTRAESTRSESRLQFFIKMIPEGKTMVFQFCSRDTVRSVHDRIQLVTGIPVHEQRLIYRGKQLQWERTLAECSIQNDAGLELVGRMRSTGHPHAWQVVDDIVSVVCRLCRGETIPSAAKHIKPRMSEFLTETPKDEERVPGHLQIFLSCSAPAALVMLYMSPIKGNKDCADSSIRHFLNSSRNSLPKPYHNYCAPIVLEFCKLLRRAALEDPLYLSCRSTLWSLLESTGSLENSKKVIVMQEIFPFVSELGNRLSKDLVSSMESPTSVGPLLGDVRDLAAFLLLLRTEITEQVGFQGPIPVTLDGKGYKHPLYGEEIEFLHLLFIDLLKRMGECLHKMEECLAVKHKGEGETNYSGWSQYLAILKELNSVSKLYLGAEEDFWMVLKLRKSSLCTLIKYAKRTDDHQWLLEQKDVTDFESRRHLAMMMFPEVKEDYEELHEMLIDRSQLLAESFEYIAKAEPEALHAGLFMEFKNEEATGPGVVREWFFLVCQAIFNPENALFVPCPNDRRRFFPNPTSKVDPLHLEYFNFSGRVIALALMHKVQVGIVFDRVFFLQLAGRDISLEDIRDADPCLYSSCKQILEMDSDFIDSDALGLTFVREVEELGTRKVVELYPGGKSIVVNSKNREEYVKLLIDHQFVKSISEQVSHFAQGFGHILCNTGLQKFFFQSLELEDLDSMLYGSETTICVNDWKAHTE